CGGGACATGATACGCCGGAGAATTTCATCCGTTGCATCGAGACGGGCGTGTTCGACAGCCTGACGGTTCCCTATAATTTACTGAACCGGCAGTACGAGCCGACGATCAAGCGGGCGGGGGAATTGGGGGTCGGGGTGGTGGCCATGTGTCCGGTTGCCGGCGGAACGCTCTCCTACGAATCGGACAAGTTGAAGGAAGCACTCAAGATGGACATGCCCACCACCGAGATGGCGCTGCGCTTTGTCCTCTCGAATCCAAATGTGAGCACCGCCTGTTCAGGGATGAACCGGCTTGAGCAACTTGATCAGAACGTGAAAACCGTCAGGGATTTTGAACCCGGTTCGGTCGATTTCGGGTCGATGTGCGAAGGGCTTGACCGGCTGCGCGCCTCGTTGGGATCGCACTTCTGTACGAATTGCCGCTATTGCATGCCGTGTCCGCAGGGCGTGGACATTCCGCGGCATCTGGAGGTCTACCGGAATTGGAAGTGTTTCGGTTTGTCCGATTGGCCCCAGAGCGGGCTCCAACTGATTCCGGAAGCGCAACGCGCCGAGCGCTGTAATGAATGCGGGGCGTGCGAGACGAAGTGTCCCAACACCCTTGGCATCCGGACGATGCTCCGGGAACTCCAATCCACACTTCCTTCGGGATTAGGGGAGCAACGATGACAACAAATGACGTGAATCACCAGGGGGCGGTGGACCTTCACCGGGGCATGACGTTCGGGTATTACGCCCGTAACGGCTACTATTCCTCGCCCCAGGCGCGTGTGGATGTGGACAAGATGAAGGCGCTGAATATCGAGTGGGTGTGCGTCATAGCCATCGTCATGCAGGACACCTTTGCGAGCACCCGCCAGTATCGCGACTTCAAGATGACTCCCGCCGACGATGAACTACGGGACATTATCGACTATATCCATGCACGGGGTATGAAGGCGCAGTTGCGCCCGATGCTTGAATGCTGGGATGGCACTCAGCGTGGCGATATTTCCTTTCCCCATGAGAAAACCGTGATCCCGGGCAAGCCCATTAATCACTGGTCCCGCTGGTTCGAGAGCATGACCGAGCGGACCCTTCATTACGCTTCCGTCGCCCGGCGCGCCGGATGTGAGGCGTATGGTCTCGACAGTGAGCTCTGTCACACCGTCCACCAGAATGCCTATTGGAAAACCGTGGTCCAGGCGGCGCGCAGCGTGTTTTCCGGTCATGTGACCACGGGACACACACGCGGGGTCGACTACCTGAAGGAATTGTCCGGCAAGGACCACTGGTTTTATGATCTGGATTCGCTCGGAACCAGTTTTTACGACCCTGTCTCGGACAAAGCCGGGTCGTCGCTGGAGGATATGCGGATCAAGTTGAAGCCATCGCTTGACTACTACCGGCAGGTCGCTGCCCTCTATGGCAAACCCTTTTACTTTTCCGAACTCGGCTGCTGCTCCACCGAAGGGGCCACCCGCTGTCCGTGGGGGTGGGGGAATGAGGGTGGGTACGATGGCAACGAGCAGGCGCGCTATCTCGAGGCTGTGCTGGATACCTTCTGGAACGAACCCTGGTGGATGGGGCTGTATTGGTGGAAATGGGATGAGCAGAACGACCGGCCCAACTTCCGCAATGATCCGCGAGGTGACAAGGGTTTCATCATCGACGGCAAGCCTGCGGCCGAGGTCATGAAAACCTGGTTCGCGCGGACGGACCGTTAGCCCTGTAAGCCCAGATCGGAAACTTAATGGTCTTCCTCGTCTGAGCCGAGGGTCTCGACGTCCATCAGCTGTCGCCAATGTGTATTTTTGGAGCCAGAGTACATCGGCCAGTGTTGGCGCCGGCTGGAAAGAGTACGAACTGGTCTGCAAACTTCCTGCCAGAGGTGAGCAGGACTACAATGAGCAGATGAAGGCGGTTCGGGCGCGGTTCGATCTGCCGGGAGGTGAAGGCACGGTGTGGATCGATGACGTTCGCCTGGTCGAGGTGGAATCGCTTGATGAGTGGCAGTCTCTCCAGACGCTGGGGTTCGACCGCAACTCCCTCGTGGCCGACCCGCTTTTCGTGGCGCCCGAGAAAGATGACTGGCGGCTCAGACACGACTCGCCGGCCTTCAAGATCGGGTTCCAGCCGATTGGGGTTGTATCCTTTTTCCTGTTTGGGCTTGAAAGCATCCCCGCAGCTCCCTATCATCCGTCCCGTTCTCCAATACCCCCGTAGCTCAGCTGGATAGAGCATCGGATTTCTAATTCCAACTGGTCATTTTCGCTCATTTCATCCCGAGTGCGCTGGAGTCATCATCCTGTTCATATTCAACGGATTACGCCCATCACGATCTAATCCTGAATCATCCTGAATCCGCTCATTTTTCGCCACCAGGTTACAACAAAAGGTTACAACTCTTTCAAGAAGTTGATGACACGAGTCGCCTCACGATGTAGCATTTGAAAAGCAAAGAAGAGGTAAGCATGATAACGGTAACTGACAAGGTATATGACAAAGCGCTTTCGCTC
The sequence above is a segment of the bacterium genome. Coding sequences within it:
- a CDS encoding aldo/keto reductase, which translates into the protein MTMVTPSNREPLSCKAETMRYRPFGKTGLNVSALSFGCMRLGDEPAYNTPLISRAIDVGINYFETTRYYLGGTCQHRTAPGLVGKTAGIIISGKEGIGPDQTAYRFRKEIERQLDILGLTHFKFFQVGWFAWANMPHLLKRGGVLEALRSAQNEGLIQHVGFTGHDTPENFIRCIETGVFDSLTVPYNLLNRQYEPTIKRAGELGVGVVAMCPVAGGTLSYESDKLKEALKMDMPTTEMALRFVLSNPNVSTACSGMNRLEQLDQNVKTVRDFEPGSVDFGSMCEGLDRLRASLGSHFCTNCRYCMPCPQGVDIPRHLEVYRNWKCFGLSDWPQSGLQLIPEAQRAERCNECGACETKCPNTLGIRTMLRELQSTLPSGLGEQR